A region of Streptomyces cinnamoneus DNA encodes the following proteins:
- a CDS encoding LysR family transcriptional regulator — protein MIEARHLRVLRAVATTGSFSAAARELGCTQPAVSQQMKALEQSTGTPLLIRTGREMRLTEAGEALVRHATGILAGLTAAEEEIAAIAGLRAGRVRLVSFPSGSSTLVPTALAEMRAAHPGTRVSLVEAEPPRSVEMLREGECEIALAFRYPDVRGADPAAAAEWDDLVVRPLLTDRLIGVVPEGHRLAGAERIGIAELEREPWIAGCPRCRRHLVEVCESAGFTPRIDFATDDYPAVFGLVGAGLGVAVMPELALESVRPKGARTVPVEPVVQREIVALTLPDLARVPAVAAMLDRLEETARR, from the coding sequence ATGATCGAGGCTCGTCACCTGAGGGTGCTGCGTGCGGTGGCCACCACCGGTTCCTTCTCCGCCGCGGCCCGCGAGCTGGGCTGCACCCAGCCGGCCGTGAGCCAGCAGATGAAGGCCCTGGAGCAGTCCACGGGCACGCCCCTGCTGATCCGCACCGGCCGGGAGATGCGCCTGACCGAGGCGGGCGAGGCCCTCGTGCGCCACGCCACCGGCATCCTCGCCGGCCTCACCGCCGCCGAGGAGGAGATCGCGGCGATCGCCGGGCTGCGCGCGGGCCGGGTGCGGCTCGTCTCCTTCCCGAGCGGCAGCTCCACGCTGGTGCCGACCGCCCTCGCGGAGATGCGGGCCGCCCATCCGGGCACCCGGGTCTCCCTCGTCGAGGCGGAGCCGCCGCGCTCGGTGGAGATGCTGCGCGAGGGCGAGTGCGAGATCGCGCTCGCCTTCCGCTACCCCGACGTGCGCGGCGCCGACCCCGCGGCCGCCGCGGAGTGGGACGACCTCGTCGTGCGGCCGCTGCTGACCGACCGGCTCATCGGCGTGGTGCCGGAGGGGCACCGGCTCGCCGGGGCGGAGCGGATCGGGATCGCCGAGCTGGAGCGGGAGCCCTGGATCGCGGGCTGCCCGCGCTGCCGGCGGCATCTGGTGGAGGTCTGCGAGAGCGCGGGCTTCACGCCGCGCATCGACTTCGCGACGGACGACTACCCCGCGGTGTTCGGGCTGGTCGGCGCCGGGCTCGGCGTGGCCGTCATGCCCGAGCTCGCGCTGGAGTCGGTGCGGCCGAAGGGAGCGCGGACCGTGCCGGTCGAGCCGGTCGTCCAGCGCGAGATCGTGGCGCTCACGCTGCCGGACCTGGCGCGGGTGCCGGCGGTGGCGGCCATGCTGGACCGGCTTGAGGAGACCGCGCGGCGCTGA
- a CDS encoding SDR family NAD(P)-dependent oxidoreductase, whose translation MTTALITGATAGIGAAFARRLAADGHNLVIVARDEKRLSEQATELHDRHRVEVEVLRADLSQEEGIAAVEARLSDRKNPVDLLVNNAGFGNRGRYLEVPMADELTMLKVHCEAVLRLTSAAAASMRERRRGGVVNVASVAAFVPRGTYGASKAWVVQFTQGAARDLAGSGVRLMALCPGFVRTEFHQRAGMGVDNVPAWMWLDADKLVEAALKDLARGKALSIPDPRYKALTGLMKLAPRRAVSRASASTGRRYGPN comes from the coding sequence ATGACGACTGCACTGATCACGGGAGCCACCGCCGGCATCGGCGCGGCCTTCGCACGGCGACTGGCGGCCGACGGACACAACCTGGTCATCGTGGCCCGCGACGAGAAGCGCCTGAGCGAGCAGGCGACGGAGCTGCACGACCGCCACCGGGTGGAGGTGGAGGTGCTCCGCGCGGACCTGTCGCAGGAGGAGGGCATCGCGGCCGTCGAGGCCCGGCTCTCGGATCGCAAGAACCCCGTGGACCTGCTGGTCAACAACGCCGGCTTCGGCAACAGGGGCCGCTACCTCGAAGTCCCGATGGCCGACGAGCTGACCATGCTCAAGGTGCACTGCGAGGCGGTGCTGCGCCTGACGTCGGCCGCGGCCGCGAGCATGCGCGAGCGCCGGCGCGGCGGGGTGGTCAACGTCGCGTCGGTGGCCGCCTTCGTGCCGCGCGGTACGTACGGGGCGAGCAAGGCGTGGGTGGTGCAGTTCACCCAGGGCGCGGCGCGGGACCTGGCGGGCAGCGGGGTGCGCCTGATGGCGCTGTGCCCGGGCTTCGTACGGACGGAGTTCCACCAGCGGGCCGGCATGGGTGTGGACAACGTGCCCGCCTGGATGTGGCTGGACGCGGACAAGCTGGTGGAGGCGGCGCTGAAGGACCTGGCGCGCGGCAAGGCCCTCTCCATCCCCGATCCGCGGTACAAGGCGCTGACCGGCCTGATGAAGCTGGCGCCCCGCCGGGCGGTGTCGCGGGCGAGCGCGTCGACGGGCCGTAGGTACGGGCCCAACTGA
- a CDS encoding response regulator transcription factor yields MTSVLVCDDSPLAREALRRAVATVPGVERVTTAANGEEVLRRWGADRSDLILMDVRMPGLGGVETVRRLLSADPGARIIMLTVAEDLDGVALAVAAGARGYLHKDASRAELRATVTQALADPTWRLAPRRLRSAEMGAAPTLTAREIQVLEGMSHGRSNAEIGRELFLSEDTVKTHARRLFKKLGASDRAHAVALGFRWGLVR; encoded by the coding sequence ATGACATCCGTCCTCGTCTGCGACGACTCCCCGCTTGCCCGAGAAGCGCTCCGTCGCGCGGTGGCGACCGTGCCCGGCGTCGAGCGCGTGACGACGGCGGCCAACGGCGAGGAAGTCCTCCGCCGCTGGGGCGCCGATCGTTCGGACCTCATTCTGATGGACGTACGCATGCCCGGGCTCGGCGGCGTGGAGACCGTGCGCCGGCTGCTCTCCGCCGACCCCGGCGCCCGGATCATCATGCTCACGGTGGCCGAGGACCTGGACGGGGTCGCGCTCGCGGTCGCCGCCGGGGCGCGCGGCTATCTGCACAAGGACGCCTCGCGCGCGGAGCTGCGCGCCACGGTGACCCAGGCGCTCGCCGACCCCACCTGGCGGCTCGCCCCGCGCCGGCTGCGGTCGGCGGAGATGGGCGCGGCGCCCACGCTCACCGCGCGGGAGATCCAGGTCCTGGAAGGCATGAGCCACGGGCGGTCCAACGCCGAGATCGGTCGTGAGCTCTTCCTCTCCGAGGACACGGTCAAGACCCACGCCCGTCGGCTGTTCAAGAAGCTCGGCGCCTCGGACCGGGCGCACGCGGTCGCGCTCGGCTTCCGCTGGGGCCTGGTCCGCTAG
- a CDS encoding ester cyclase, translating to MTFLQVIDCKTSRFDDMDRLMDDWVTATEGKRTATHSIVGRDRSAGDHYVEIIEFPSYEEAMKNSNLPETNRIFEEMVALCDGLPSFTDLDVVRDEQLNKATARRFFEDVAVRGDLELVDELCTADYRDHDVAKAEETVVGCEALKEDVAGWRAAFDFAFSLHCQLAEGDQVSTHWSWRGTHQGDFMGLQPTGQEVTMDGVTIHRFRDGRIAEGWWIFDMLGLMRQLGAVPS from the coding sequence ATGACTTTCCTACAAGTGATCGACTGCAAGACCAGCCGGTTCGACGACATGGACCGGCTCATGGACGACTGGGTCACCGCCACCGAGGGCAAGCGCACCGCCACCCACTCGATCGTCGGCCGGGACCGTTCGGCCGGTGACCACTACGTCGAGATCATCGAGTTCCCGTCGTACGAAGAGGCGATGAAGAACTCGAACCTCCCGGAGACCAACCGGATCTTCGAGGAGATGGTGGCGCTCTGCGACGGCCTGCCGTCCTTCACCGATCTCGACGTCGTCCGCGACGAGCAGCTCAACAAGGCCACGGCCCGCCGTTTCTTCGAGGACGTGGCCGTGCGGGGCGACCTGGAGCTCGTCGACGAGCTGTGCACCGCCGACTACCGCGACCACGACGTCGCCAAGGCCGAGGAGACGGTGGTGGGGTGCGAGGCCCTGAAGGAGGACGTCGCCGGCTGGCGCGCGGCCTTCGACTTCGCGTTCTCCCTCCACTGCCAGCTCGCCGAGGGCGACCAGGTCAGCACCCACTGGTCCTGGCGGGGCACCCACCAGGGCGACTTCATGGGCCTTCAGCCCACCGGCCAGGAGGTGACGATGGACGGGGTCACCATCCACCGCTTCCGGGACGGCAGGATCGCCGAAGGCTGGTGGATCTTCGACATGCTCGGGCTGATGCGGCAGTTGGGCGCGGTGCCGTCCTGA
- a CDS encoding GuaB3 family IMP dehydrogenase-related protein → MTEIEIGRGKRGRRAYAFDDIAVVPSRRTRDPKEVSIAWQIDAYRFELPFLAAPMDSVVSPETAIRIGELGGLGVLNLEGLWTRYEDPEPLLAEIAELDEHTATKRMQEIYSAPIKEELIGQRIKEVRDSGVVTAAALSPQRTAQFSKAVVDAGVDIFVIRGTTVSAEHVSGAAEPLNLKQFIYELDVPVIVGGCATYTAALHLMRTGAAGVLVGFGGGAAHTTRNVLGIQVPMATAVADVAAARRDYMDESGGRYVHVIADGGVGWSGDLPKAVACGADAVMMGSPLARATDAPGRGHHWGMEAVHEDVPRGKRMNLGAVGTTEEILLGPSHTPDGSMNFFGALRRAMATTGYSELKEFQRVEVTVAPSQHDNR, encoded by the coding sequence GTGACTGAGATCGAGATCGGGCGCGGCAAGCGCGGCCGCCGGGCGTACGCATTCGACGACATCGCCGTCGTCCCGAGTCGCCGCACCCGCGACCCGAAGGAGGTCTCGATCGCCTGGCAGATCGACGCCTACCGCTTCGAGCTGCCGTTCCTGGCCGCCCCGATGGACTCGGTCGTCTCGCCCGAGACCGCCATCCGCATCGGCGAGCTGGGCGGCCTGGGCGTGCTCAACCTCGAGGGCCTGTGGACCCGCTACGAGGACCCCGAGCCGCTGCTGGCCGAGATCGCCGAGCTGGACGAGCACACCGCGACCAAGCGCATGCAGGAGATCTACTCCGCGCCCATCAAGGAAGAGCTGATCGGGCAGCGCATCAAGGAGGTCCGCGACTCCGGTGTCGTGACCGCCGCCGCGCTCTCCCCGCAGCGCACCGCGCAGTTCTCCAAGGCCGTCGTCGACGCCGGCGTGGACATCTTCGTGATCCGCGGTACGACCGTCTCCGCCGAGCACGTCTCGGGTGCCGCCGAGCCGCTGAACCTCAAGCAGTTCATCTACGAGCTCGACGTCCCCGTCATCGTCGGCGGCTGCGCCACCTACACCGCCGCCCTGCACCTGATGCGCACCGGCGCGGCCGGCGTGCTCGTCGGCTTCGGCGGCGGCGCCGCGCACACCACCCGCAACGTGCTGGGCATCCAGGTCCCGATGGCGACCGCGGTCGCCGACGTGGCCGCCGCCCGCCGGGACTACATGGACGAGTCCGGCGGCCGCTACGTCCACGTCATCGCCGACGGCGGCGTGGGCTGGTCCGGCGACCTGCCGAAGGCCGTCGCCTGCGGTGCGGACGCCGTGATGATGGGCTCGCCGCTGGCGCGCGCCACGGACGCGCCGGGCCGCGGCCACCACTGGGGCATGGAGGCCGTCCACGAGGACGTGCCGCGCGGCAAGCGCATGAACCTGGGTGCGGTCGGCACGACCGAGGAGATCCTCCTCGGCCCCTCGCACACCCCGGACGGCTCGATGAACTTCTTCGGCGCCCTGCGCCGCGCCATGGCCACCACCGGCTACAGCGAGCTGAAGGAGTTCCAGCGCGTCGAGGTGACGGTCGCCCCGTCGCAGCACGACAACCGCTGA
- a CDS encoding MOSC domain-containing protein, with the protein MYLISVNVGRSRTTGDLPGTEGSFTDGLETGIDKRPVEGAVAVASPGPKGTAGSGVAGDHVVDLRHHGGDHQAVYAFAREDLDGWERELGRPLPGGSFGENLTTSGLDVNGARIGERWRIGTDLLLEVTAPRIPCRTFADWLGERGWIRRFTQEAAPGAYLRVIEPGQIRAGDPITVVHRPGHDVTISHTFRALTTERALLPTLLEAGDALEPRLREKALAYTERQKEATGGPEGRRETADGHQQAAASTNVPV; encoded by the coding sequence ATGTACCTGATCTCCGTGAACGTCGGCCGCTCCCGCACGACCGGCGACCTCCCCGGCACTGAGGGCTCCTTCACCGACGGCCTCGAAACCGGCATCGACAAGCGTCCGGTCGAGGGGGCGGTCGCGGTGGCGAGCCCCGGCCCCAAGGGCACGGCGGGCAGCGGGGTGGCGGGCGACCACGTCGTCGACCTGCGCCACCACGGCGGGGACCACCAGGCGGTGTACGCGTTCGCCCGCGAGGACCTCGACGGCTGGGAGCGGGAGCTGGGCCGTCCGCTGCCGGGCGGGTCGTTCGGCGAGAACCTCACCACCAGCGGACTCGATGTCAACGGAGCGCGCATCGGAGAGCGTTGGCGCATAGGTACGGATCTCCTGCTGGAGGTCACCGCACCGCGCATCCCCTGCCGCACCTTCGCCGACTGGCTGGGCGAGAGGGGCTGGATCCGCCGGTTCACCCAGGAGGCCGCGCCCGGTGCCTATCTGCGCGTCATCGAACCCGGGCAAATACGAGCAGGGGATCCCATCACGGTCGTCCACCGCCCCGGACACGACGTCACCATTTCGCACACCTTCCGCGCCCTGACCACCGAACGGGCGCTGCTGCCCACCCTCCTGGAGGCGGGTGACGCCCTGGAACCGCGGCTGCGGGAGAAGGCCCTGGCGTACACGGAGCGTCAGAAGGAAGCCACCGGGGGCCCGGAGGGACGACGGGAGACGGCGGACGGCCATCAGCAGGCGGCGGCGAGCACTAACGTTCCTGTATGA
- a CDS encoding sigma-70 family RNA polymerase sigma factor, with translation MRDDDTTAIAALVARAVEGDRRATHDLLALVHPLALRYCRTRLSRLPGDARHFVDDLAQEVCLAVLCALPRYRDTGRPFEAFVVAIAAHKVADLQRAAMRHPGSTAVPSDEMPEQPDDSLGPEERALLSSDAEWAKKLLANLPENQRELVLLRVAVGLTAEETGQMLGMSPGAVRVAQHRALSRLRALAEQ, from the coding sequence ATGCGCGACGACGACACGACAGCCATCGCTGCACTCGTCGCCCGCGCAGTCGAGGGCGACCGGCGGGCCACTCACGATCTGCTCGCTCTGGTGCATCCGCTCGCGTTGCGCTACTGCCGCACGCGGCTTTCGCGACTGCCGGGCGACGCCCGCCACTTCGTGGACGACCTCGCGCAGGAGGTCTGTCTCGCGGTGCTGTGCGCCCTGCCGCGCTATCGCGACACCGGACGGCCCTTCGAGGCCTTCGTCGTGGCCATCGCCGCGCACAAGGTCGCCGATCTCCAGCGGGCCGCCATGCGCCACCCGGGCAGTACGGCCGTGCCCTCCGACGAGATGCCCGAGCAGCCCGACGACTCCCTCGGACCGGAGGAGCGGGCCCTGCTCAGCAGCGACGCGGAGTGGGCCAAGAAACTGCTCGCCAATCTCCCGGAGAACCAGCGGGAGCTCGTGCTGCTGCGGGTCGCCGTGGGACTGACGGCGGAGGAGACGGGGCAGATGCTGGGAATGTCCCCCGGTGCGGTGCGGGTCGCCCAGCACCGCGCCCTGAGCAGGCTGCGGGCGCTCGCCGAGCAGTGA
- the guaB gene encoding IMP dehydrogenase gives MTDNVDGMPGKFAMLGLTYDDVLLLPGASEVLPNAVDTSSRVSRNVRVNIPLLSAAMDKVTEARMAIAMARQGGAGVLHRNLSIEDQANQVDLVKRSESGMVSDPITVRPDATLAEADALCAKFRISGVPVTDPAGKLLGIVTNRDMAFELDRSRQVREIMTPMPLVTGKVGISGEDAIELLRRHKIEKLPLVDDAGVLKGLITVKDFVKAEKYPNAAKDSEGRLVVGAAVGVGDEAYERAQALVEAGADFLVVDSAHGHSRGILDMIAKVKSNINVDVVGGNVATRDGAQALIDAGVDGVKVGVGPGSICTTRVVAGIGVPQVTAIYEAAQACHAAGVPLIGDGGLQYSGDIAKAIAAGADTVMLGSLLAGCEESPGEMVFINGKQFKSYRGMGSLGAMQSRGQARSFSKDRYFQDNVLSEDKLVPEGIEGQVPYRGPLSSVAHQLIGGLRASMGYVGSADVQELKDKGRFVRITSAGLKESHPHDIQMTVEAPNYSRR, from the coding sequence ATGACTGACAACGTCGACGGAATGCCCGGGAAATTCGCGATGCTCGGTCTGACATACGACGACGTCCTGCTGCTGCCGGGCGCCTCCGAGGTGCTGCCGAACGCCGTGGACACGTCCTCCCGGGTCTCGCGGAACGTCCGGGTCAACATCCCGCTGCTGTCCGCCGCCATGGACAAGGTGACCGAGGCGCGCATGGCCATCGCCATGGCCCGTCAGGGCGGCGCGGGCGTGCTGCACCGCAACCTCTCCATCGAGGACCAGGCCAACCAGGTCGACCTGGTCAAGCGCTCCGAGTCCGGCATGGTCTCGGACCCGATCACGGTCCGCCCGGACGCCACGCTGGCCGAGGCGGACGCCCTGTGCGCCAAGTTCCGCATCAGCGGTGTGCCGGTCACCGACCCCGCGGGCAAGCTCCTCGGCATCGTCACCAACCGTGACATGGCCTTCGAGCTGGACCGCAGCCGCCAGGTGCGCGAGATCATGACCCCGATGCCGCTGGTGACGGGCAAGGTCGGCATCTCCGGCGAGGACGCCATCGAGCTGCTGCGCCGCCACAAGATCGAGAAGCTGCCGCTGGTGGACGACGCCGGCGTCCTCAAGGGCCTCATCACGGTCAAGGACTTCGTCAAGGCCGAGAAGTACCCGAACGCCGCCAAGGACTCCGAGGGCCGCCTGGTCGTCGGCGCCGCGGTGGGCGTCGGCGACGAGGCCTACGAGCGCGCCCAGGCGCTCGTCGAGGCCGGCGCGGACTTCCTGGTCGTCGACAGCGCCCACGGCCACAGCCGCGGCATCCTCGACATGATCGCCAAGGTCAAGTCCAACATCAACGTCGACGTCGTCGGCGGCAACGTCGCCACGCGCGACGGCGCCCAGGCGCTGATCGACGCGGGCGTGGACGGCGTGAAGGTCGGCGTCGGCCCCGGCTCGATCTGCACCACCCGCGTCGTCGCCGGCATCGGCGTCCCGCAGGTCACCGCCATCTACGAGGCCGCCCAGGCGTGCCACGCGGCCGGTGTCCCGCTGATCGGCGACGGCGGCCTGCAGTACTCCGGCGACATCGCCAAGGCGATCGCCGCCGGTGCCGACACGGTGATGCTCGGCTCGCTGCTCGCGGGCTGTGAGGAGTCGCCGGGCGAGATGGTCTTCATCAACGGCAAGCAGTTCAAGTCCTACCGGGGCATGGGCTCGCTCGGCGCGATGCAGTCGCGCGGCCAGGCCCGTTCGTTCTCCAAGGACCGCTACTTCCAGGACAACGTCCTCTCCGAGGACAAGCTGGTCCCCGAGGGTATCGAGGGCCAGGTCCCCTACCGCGGCCCGCTGTCCTCGGTCGCCCACCAGCTCATCGGCGGTCTCCGCGCCTCCATGGGCTACGTCGGCTCGGCCGACGTCCAGGAGCTCAAGGACAAGGGCCGCTTCGTCCGCATCACGTCGGCGGGTCTCAAGGAGAGCCACCCGCACGACATCCAGATGACGGTCGAGGCGCCGAACTACTCCCGCCGGTAG
- a CDS encoding rod shape-determining protein gives MAQSKSFSGRDMGIDLGTANTLVYVRGKGVVLNEPSVVAVNAEDGSVLSVGSEAKETIGRTPSNIVAIRPLRDGVIADFEIAERMLRHFIKKVMGNRRFSRPRVVVCVPSGITGVERRAVIEAAGQAGARQVHLVEEPMAAAIGAGLPVSEPTGCMVVDIGGGTTEVAVISLGGIVTARSVRTAGDAMDAAITSYVKKEYALAIGERTAEDIKMIIGSASPTTYASEAGLAALARQVAAGGGREDGGDPEETQGLRPGDRYTIRGRDQVSGLPKTLELTADEVRHALTEPVDAIVMAVRQTLDETPPELAGDIMDRGVVLTGGGALLRGLDVRLSKELDIPVLVADDPLDCVAIGTGRCVEDFTSLRTVLDAQPRMLSTGRL, from the coding sequence ATGGCGCAAAGCAAGTCGTTCAGCGGCAGGGACATGGGCATCGACCTCGGCACCGCGAACACGCTGGTGTACGTGCGGGGGAAGGGAGTGGTGCTCAACGAACCGTCAGTCGTCGCCGTCAACGCCGAAGACGGCAGCGTGCTGTCCGTGGGCTCCGAGGCCAAGGAGACCATCGGCCGCACCCCTTCGAACATCGTCGCCATCCGCCCCTTGCGTGACGGCGTCATCGCGGACTTCGAGATAGCCGAGCGGATGCTGCGGCACTTCATCAAGAAGGTCATGGGCAACCGCCGCTTCTCGCGGCCCCGGGTCGTGGTGTGCGTGCCGTCCGGGATCACGGGCGTCGAGCGCCGCGCGGTCATCGAGGCGGCCGGCCAGGCCGGGGCCCGGCAGGTGCACCTGGTGGAGGAGCCCATGGCGGCGGCCATCGGCGCCGGCCTGCCGGTCAGCGAGCCCACCGGCTGCATGGTCGTCGACATCGGCGGCGGCACCACCGAGGTCGCGGTGATCTCCCTGGGCGGGATCGTCACCGCCCGGTCGGTCCGCACGGCGGGCGACGCGATGGACGCGGCCATCACCTCGTACGTGAAGAAGGAGTACGCCCTCGCGATCGGCGAGCGCACGGCCGAGGACATCAAGATGATCATCGGCTCCGCCTCGCCCACCACCTACGCCTCGGAGGCCGGTCTCGCCGCCCTCGCCCGGCAGGTGGCGGCCGGCGGCGGCCGTGAGGACGGCGGGGACCCGGAGGAGACCCAGGGCCTGCGCCCCGGCGACCGCTACACGATCCGCGGCCGGGACCAGGTCAGCGGCCTGCCCAAGACGCTGGAGCTGACGGCGGACGAGGTCCGGCACGCCCTGACCGAGCCGGTGGACGCCATCGTGATGGCCGTGCGGCAGACGCTCGACGAGACCCCGCCCGAGCTGGCCGGCGACATCATGGACCGCGGCGTCGTGCTCACCGGCGGCGGCGCGCTGCTGCGCGGCCTGGACGTGCGGCTGAGCAAGGAGCTCGACATCCCGGTCCTGGTCGCCGACGACCCCCTGGACTGCGTGGCCATCGGCACCGGCCGGTGCGTGGAGGACTTCACGTCCCTGCGGACCGTGCTCGACGCCCAGCCGCGGATGCTGTCCACCGGGCGGCTGTGA
- a CDS encoding nucleotide sugar dehydrogenase: MPADFAVIGLGPFGLPLAQAATAAAIPTVGYDTDSRVIAALRAGHLPTEGDGSLTAAGIRRMLSAGFRATTDDAELGRVRTAAICAPTRLGEDRALDLTAIGDAARALAARLRPHTTVLLESAVYPGTTEEFIRPILEDGSGLRAGRDFHLAYSPSRIDPGNRRHGFANTPKVIGGLTPACTEAAAAFYGRICEKVVRAKGLREAEAVKVLETNYRHVNIALANEMAVFCHDIGVDLWDVVRCAETKPFGFQAFRPGPGVGGHGVPLDPNYLSYKGRSLGYPLRMVELAQEINGRMPRYVIQRCAMLLNEHGKSARGARVLLLGVGYKADVGDEEGSPAREIAARLVEMGAQLSYHDPHVSQWRVLGQPVPRADCLYEAAAAADLTVLLQHHRTYDLQGLAVKAQLLLDTRGASPAGAAYRL, encoded by the coding sequence ATGCCCGCAGATTTCGCCGTCATCGGTCTGGGCCCCTTCGGCCTCCCCCTGGCCCAGGCCGCCACCGCGGCCGCCATCCCCACGGTCGGCTACGACACCGACTCCCGCGTCATCGCCGCGCTCCGCGCCGGCCACCTCCCCACCGAGGGCGACGGCTCGCTCACCGCCGCCGGAATCCGCCGGATGCTCTCCGCCGGCTTCCGCGCCACCACCGACGACGCCGAGCTCGGCAGGGTCCGTACGGCGGCGATCTGCGCCCCCACGCGGCTGGGCGAGGACCGGGCGCTCGACCTGACCGCCATCGGGGACGCGGCACGGGCGCTCGCCGCACGGCTGCGCCCCCACACCACCGTGCTCCTGGAATCAGCCGTGTACCCCGGCACCACGGAGGAATTCATCCGTCCCATCCTGGAGGACGGCTCGGGGCTGCGGGCCGGCCGGGACTTCCACCTGGCCTACTCCCCCAGCCGCATCGACCCCGGCAACCGCCGGCACGGCTTCGCCAACACCCCCAAGGTCATCGGCGGCCTCACCCCCGCCTGCACCGAGGCCGCCGCCGCGTTCTACGGGCGGATCTGCGAGAAGGTCGTCCGCGCCAAGGGGCTGCGTGAGGCCGAGGCGGTGAAGGTCCTGGAGACCAACTACCGGCACGTCAACATCGCGCTGGCCAACGAGATGGCGGTCTTCTGCCACGACATCGGCGTCGACCTGTGGGACGTGGTGCGGTGCGCCGAGACCAAGCCGTTCGGCTTCCAGGCCTTCCGCCCGGGCCCCGGCGTCGGCGGCCACGGAGTCCCCCTGGACCCCAACTACCTCTCCTACAAAGGCCGCAGTCTCGGCTATCCGCTGCGCATGGTGGAGCTGGCCCAGGAGATCAACGGGCGCATGCCGCGCTACGTCATCCAGCGCTGCGCCATGCTCCTCAACGAACACGGCAAGTCGGCGCGCGGCGCGCGCGTCCTGCTGCTGGGCGTCGGCTACAAGGCGGACGTCGGTGACGAGGAGGGCTCGCCGGCCCGAGAGATCGCCGCGCGGCTGGTGGAGATGGGCGCCCAGCTCAGCTACCACGACCCCCATGTGTCGCAGTGGCGGGTGCTGGGCCAGCCGGTGCCGCGCGCCGACTGCCTCTACGAGGCCGCGGCGGCCGCCGATCTGACGGTGCTTCTCCAGCACCACCGCACGTACGACCTCCAGGGGCTCGCGGTCAAGGCCCAGCTGCTGCTGGACACCCGGGGCGCGAGCCCCGCCGGCGCGGCGTACCGGCTGTAA
- a CDS encoding WhiB family transcriptional regulator yields MADFSRLPGPNADLWDWQLLAACRGVDSSLFFHPEGERGAARSARETSAKEVCMRCPVRAECAAHALAVREPYGVWGGLTEDEREELMGRARHRSITASGAGAGAMTA; encoded by the coding sequence ATGGCAGATTTCTCCCGCCTTCCCGGCCCCAACGCCGACCTGTGGGACTGGCAGCTCCTGGCAGCGTGCCGAGGAGTCGACAGCTCACTCTTCTTCCACCCCGAGGGCGAGCGGGGCGCGGCCCGCAGCGCCCGGGAGACCTCCGCCAAGGAGGTGTGCATGCGCTGCCCGGTACGCGCGGAGTGCGCGGCGCACGCGCTGGCGGTACGGGAGCCCTACGGCGTCTGGGGCGGCCTGACCGAGGATGAGCGCGAGGAGCTCATGGGGCGCGCGCGGCACCGGTCCATCACCGCGAGCGGCGCGGGCGCGGGCGCGATGACCGCCTGA